The DNA window ATAAAAAACTGCTGCGCATCTGGCAGCACTAAACGTACCGAAGGGCGACCTTGGCCGGAAACGTTCGAGTCTGTCTCTAGCAAAATGCCCTGTTCGAGCAATTTGCGTACGGGCTGACTAATCGCCGCTTTGCTGATCCCGAGCTGTTTTGCCAAGTCAGTGCGGCTTTGCGCGCCACCACTGTGGATCAAACGCAGGATGTGTTGCTGTTGTGATTCAAGCATTATTGATCTTTTTTTCACCGAAATTACCTTGACAATACTGTTTGAAAATGAATAAATCAACCAAATAGTTTTAACTTATAACAAAAAGACATTTATTTAGTTAATTTACTTTACTAAATAAATTCAAAATGCACGCTAGCACGCTTTATCAGCCGACATATGGATGTTCGCTCTACGCTATCGATGCCTTTAACGCTGCCTGAACGAGTAAAAAAGGTTCAATTCGTTTAATGACTAAACGAACTCAATCTGGTTGTTAACGGTACATACCGCTAAACAACGGGACTATCAACGGAAATGACGTGAGGGACTCACATGCAACCTACTGTTTTACGCCGCTGGCGTGGGCAACTGCTCAATCTTAGCCGTCTTGCGCTACTCTGCTTACCTCAAGTAGCACTGGCTTCTACGGTCACCATCATGCAAAGCGAACCGCCACGCAGTATGGACCCAGGTGATCAAACCGCCACTTACACCTTTAATATGCTCGACCCTATGTATGAAGGGCTCGTGCGTATGGATGAACAAGGCAAAGTGATTCCAGCGCTCGCCACTGCTTGGCATAGCGACAATACCGGAAAAATCTGGACCTTCGATTTGCGCCAAGGGGTGCACTTTCATGATGGTTCGGCGTTTGATGCCAAGGCGGTGGTGTACAACATTCAGCGCCATTTGGATAAATCACGCGGGTTAGCCGCCAGTGGCCGTTTACGCAATGTGATTGCTTCTGTTGAAGCAACCTCTCCAACTCAAGTTACCTTTACACTCAAGAAAACCTTCCCTACCTTTTTGAATCTTCTTACCTCTGGCGCCGCTATGATGGTAAGTCCAACGGCGGATAAAGCAGGCACCTTAAGCATGAAAGCCGATGGCACTGGCCCATATGAGTTTGTGCAATACAAAACTGGCGAGTATGTGTTGGAAAAACGCAACCCAGATTATTGGGGTAAAGTACAAGGTGCTGACGACCTAAAATGGACGTGGAGCGAAGAGATGTCGGTGATGAACATGGCCATTCAATCGGGCGAAGCAGATGTGATTAACCCTGTACCACCACAATTTGCACGCCTACTGAATAACAATCCAGAAGTGAATTTGACTCAATCACCGGGTTCAGCGGTCTTTTGGGTGGCATTGGATACAGCAATGAAGCCGCTCGATGATGTACGTGTGCGCCAAGCACTCAACTTTGCAACCGATCGCAGCGCGCTAGTGAAAGCCGTCTCTTTTGGTTACGCTCAACCAGCGAACTCTCCTCTCGCATCCATTGCTCCGGGATACGACAGCAAACTGAACGATTACCCATTTAACATCGATAAAGCCAAATCGCTATTAAGTGCAGCGGGTTACCCGAATGGTTTCTCGATGTCGATTGCGGTTCAAGGCCCAGACGCACGTACTGCGCAAGTGCTGCAGGCCATGTGGAAGAAAATTGGTGTCGATCTAGAAGTCAAACAGATGGAAAGTGGCGTGTGGACTAAAGCCGCCTTTGCCAGCCCAGAAGAGAAAGCCAAATTGGGCGTAAGCTCTGTGCTGGCTTCTTGGTCATCAGGTTTGGTTGGCAACGATAACCAACTGCGCCCATTGTACGATTCACAAAGTTTCGCCCCTGGCGGTGCTAACCTAGGTTTCTACAAAAACAGCGAAGTCGA is part of the Vibrio porteresiae DSM 19223 genome and encodes:
- a CDS encoding ABC transporter substrate-binding protein, translating into MQPTVLRRWRGQLLNLSRLALLCLPQVALASTVTIMQSEPPRSMDPGDQTATYTFNMLDPMYEGLVRMDEQGKVIPALATAWHSDNTGKIWTFDLRQGVHFHDGSAFDAKAVVYNIQRHLDKSRGLAASGRLRNVIASVEATSPTQVTFTLKKTFPTFLNLLTSGAAMMVSPTADKAGTLSMKADGTGPYEFVQYKTGEYVLEKRNPDYWGKVQGADDLKWTWSEEMSVMNMAIQSGEADVINPVPPQFARLLNNNPEVNLTQSPGSAVFWVALDTAMKPLDDVRVRQALNFATDRSALVKAVSFGYAQPANSPLASIAPGYDSKLNDYPFNIDKAKSLLSAAGYPNGFSMSIAVQGPDARTAQVLQAMWKKIGVDLEVKQMESGVWTKAAFASPEEKAKLGVSSVLASWSSGLVGNDNQLRPLYDSQSFAPGGANLGFYKNSEVDQLIDEASSTLDETKRNALYGKLQTLISHDAPHVLLYYQDDLYATGKQVQGVQMIPGGNLVVRDATLAAK